The Macadamia integrifolia cultivar HAES 741 unplaced genomic scaffold, SCU_Mint_v3 scaffold1025, whole genome shotgun sequence genome contains the following window.
TATCGTGCAACATCAATTTCCAACCTACCCTGGGGCGAAGCCTATCAAGAAAAAGTTCAGAAggatgcatccagaatggagtgaaaagatcgaAGTTGTAAAACAGTGGAACGTGAGGTtactacaagtggtaaagtatccccaatggttggctaacatagtaccagtgctaaaaaaaaagatgacaaggtacgaatgtgcgtagatTTTTAAGATCTTAATAAGGTGAGCCCAaaggatgacttcccattacctcacattgatgcaTTGGTCGACAATATGGTAgggcatgccttgctatcatttatggatggaatcttgggatacaatcaagtgagcatgcacctagaggCTCATgaaaagacaaccttcaccactccatggagAATCTATTGTTGCAAGGTGATGCCCTTTGGATTGAAGTatgccggggcaacttatcaactAGCAGCTACAActatattgcatgacatgacgAATAAAGATGTAGAAGTcaatgtggatgacatgatagcaAAGTCAAGGGATCGGCAGGGGAATATTCCTGTGTTAAGACAATTCTTTGAAATAATCAAGAAGTAATAGTTGAAGTTAAATCcccaaaagtgtgtattcggggcaacaacaggaaagttATTGGGATTTTTGGTGAGTGAAaagggcattgaagtcgaccctatcaagatcaaagcaatccaagaaatgcccatgcctcgcactgagaagcagatacgaggattcctaggtcacatctagtatatcaccaggttcatagctcaactaACTACAATCtacgaaccaatcttcaagtttctgaagaaggatcagcccacagaatggaatgaccaataccaacaagcttttgataaaatcaaaggATTGAGACCACCAGTATTGacccaccggtggaaggagaaccacttctattatacttatcagtgggagaatattccatgggctcgttgctaatataaaaagaaacagaaaagagggtagagcatgccatatactgcCTCAGCAACAAGTTCTTTGAATATGTGACgcgatacacatctttggaaagaacttatgctgcACTAATTTGAGCAACAACAATGTtgcaacactacatggtagcataTCCGGTacgtttgatctcaagaatgAATCCAATCAAGTATTACTTTGAGAAGCCAaatctaacaggaaggatggctcgatggTTGCTATTGTTATAAGAGTTTAATATCACCTTTGTTgctcagaagtctatcaaggggtaagctatagccgatcatttggctgcccaccccacagaagatggaagagctctAGATGATGACTTCCTAGATGAAGAGATCACagcattagaagaagaaaacacggctaatgaatggcagttgttctttgatggagcaactAATTGAAAGAGGTGTGGTGCagaaatattgcttgtcactcttgacaggctttatttaccttcatcattccgcctttatttcccctgtaccaatagtattgccgaatatgaagcttgtgctttggggctcgaagcTGCTCTAACTGTTgaagtgaaaaggatcaagatgTATGGcaattcatccattgtcatctgttgACCAAAGAAGAGAAATTAAAGTTGTAttaagaacatctagaagaagtGATTAGACACTTTGaaaagatctcgttcgaatacttttCAGAGGGATAACAACCGATTTGCCAATGCCCTTGCAACTttagcttccatggtagaatgcaaccctatggctagggtccgaccattcttggtggaacaaagaagcatgcttattatcagaattcggtgaactctctcactgtagatggtcggtcttggtttgctcatattgtgaatttcatcaaggaaaggaagtacccagttgaagccacagatagagaaaagaattttttacagagatatgccacctagtttatcaTTTAagggacttgttatacaagaggtcctatgatggaatacagttgttgtgcgTGAATGAAGAGCAaactacaactatcatggaggaaattcatcaaagcCTTTGTGGATCCCATATCAATAATAAAATGCTAGCCAAGAAGATTCTCAAGCTgtgatactattggaacacaatagaagcagaCTGTGTGGGTTTTGTCAGAAAATGCCACAAAATGTCAAATATTtgtcaatatcatacatatcccgcagATAGAATTATATTCattcagttctccttggccgttctctacttggggcattggtATCATAAagaaggtcaaccctaaagcatccaatggtcacgagttcatttTGATagtcattgattatttcactaaatgggtagaagctcagtcatttgccgtcctcacatctactaaggtggcaaaattcatccaagaaaatataatttGCTGATATGATGACCCACGCCATCCCCAAtaaacaaagcaaataaataCCATTAGCAAGGCAAGCAGCACAGCGCATATCCGATACAGAGTCTCCGGACATGTGAGCCCAATGGCCCAAACCCCGAGCCCACCCCAATACACCGTAAATCCTGAGAGAGATCAATTCATTTAATTTCCTCACATGGGCAAAAGGAGCTCAAATGAAATGATCATCGTCAGCGCCTGTGTCGCCCGCCGTACGTCGCCGATTACACCAATAGCTTAGCGGTGGCGGTAGCGCCGTATGCAGAAATCGAGGGTCAACACGTGAAGAGCCGTTAGTAGCGGTGTGCGCAAGTGACGTAATAACGGTTGGATGACCGTTGGAGCATTTAATTCCAAACCTACTGATGGGCCTAAAAAACAAGCCCAGTCAGATACCTTCCGTAGATCTACGGACTACGGCCAACTCGATATTGTGATCCAAAATATAGAATTACCGTTCTGTTATAAGGGGTAGAAACATTGGCTAGCTTAATGGGAGGGAGGAAATGGGAAAAGCATGACCAAATTATTCAAACTtcgaaaagaagaagaagaaacagtgACAATAGGCAGCACCTGTCCCGGAATCCAACAAAGGCCTGAAACCGTCTATCTGTCACCAACTCCACGATTGCAGACAACCAATCAGCTCTCAACTGGGTTGGGACCCGCATCACGTGGGCTCCTATTGGAGGGCATCAGAGTCCTAATCACGGAATCACCCTTCCCTTGCAACACTATTTATGCTTTTGTTACCCGCCTCCTCAGTTCCTGTCTTTCCTGTCCGCCAGAAAAGTGGGAAACAGAAACTCCCACAATTCAGATAGACATACAGGGAGATAGGGGggtcaattcctaaatcgaatcGGTAAAATCGGTCGGATCGAACCAATAACAATACGGATTGAATTGAATCGAAGctttattggttcggtttggtttcgagtattgcaatcCCAAAATGAAACCGAATCGCAccaaaaaccggatgaacctaaaaccaaattgaaactggctcaaaactcacaccgaaactgaaaccaaaccggtaagaaaccgaaacactccaaaattcattaaaaaaaaatcaaaatttgcatatttttgtatacatttgtatggaaagtcgaatccaaattagaccaaaaaccaaaaccaacccgattacaaatcaatttaaaaaaccgaagttcaacagttcaacatttggttgtttcctaatggctccataccggtttaaaaaaccgatccaaaacaaaataaacctgataaatccaaatcggtaccaacccaaacccaaaccacaTCGAAGTCGACatcggaccgaaaccgataaatccttaatgggtcagtTTCGATCAATTTCAAAGTCACACCAAAACCGATAAAACCGGATCGAAACTggaccaacccggaccgttgacacccctacaggGAGAGGGTGAATGAGGCACTCTTACACTTCCTCCTGCACCCCTCGTTGTTATGTCCCTGAAAAGCTAAAATCTAAAGAGGGGAGGCaagggaaggggagggaaaGAGTTTGGAGTGTAGAGTTTAGACCCTATTCGAAGCCACAATTCCTTTTCCCCACACTCCTATAAACGACACACGCGGCTTCACAGAGTTGGGTATCATCTGACATTCTACAGCTACAGAGACACTCCAACCCCTAACACCCTATTAGTTTCTTCCATAATATCTACCAGAATTCTAAAAGGGTTCTTCTCCAAAAAGCAGAGGTCGTTTTTTACAGACAATCTTGCTTCGAGGTTGGCTATTTGCATTTTGCAGTGGTAGATCAGCTCACGCCTCACGGGAATATCGAGGACTCCTacctgaaacaaaaaaaatttccctcaATATGGCCAACCCCGTAATAAAACTCAAAGAATGTTGGACCATGGAAACCCTCATACGCCACAGAGACGATGAGGAACACAcaaaagaaaagtagaaaacAGGAGAAGAAATCTGATTTAGAGAGTATCAGTATGGATACTATAATAAAGATCTATGAGTTATATTTTAAAACTTCCAAGTAATGTTTATATGTTCTACACGAGGTGACGAGGAGCTTTGATATATGGGAAagtttataatttaaaaaaaaaaaaaaaaaaaaaatgatgcccGATCGATACCGGTAAAAGATTTTATGAGGGGGAGACGGATTCTGCAAGCTTTCCGATCTTCTTGACGAGCTCCGGTGAAATTttcttcaataatttactcTCTTTTTCAAGTCGGAAATCGAAACCCAGGGCGTCAGTGATGTCGTCAGAGCTCCACCCTGCTTTTCTCAATGAATCAGAGAACCGGTCTGCCTTGAGTAGCAGAGTATCCAACACTGCTTGATTATCTAACAAAATCACGTCTCTTTCAAAAAAACCAGAGGACGATACCTGTACGATTTCGGCTATTTCAGTCTCATCCCACCCACCTTCACTCAGGACTGTTCCGATCCGCTCCAAATACCCTTCGACCCATTTCGGCAGTTTTCCCCGAAATATCGGTCGAGGAATCTCATAGTATCGATCGGGCGATAAAGAAGACGACGAAGATGATGAATTCCTACGCCTTCTATCGACGGCTGCATCACTCCAGAATTCAATCCATCTGGGTGTTCTGCTCCCAGAATCTAAGCTTCTGCGGGAGTAATTAGAGGAAAATGAGGACGAAACTGCTGTCTTTTCGCTGACGGAGCGCTGTTTTTTTAGGACGCAACCATCGTTATCGCATCGGAACAGGGACTCCCGTTCGAAGAAATTGGATAAATCGGATCCGCAACAGAATACCCGATTCTCGTCGACGAAGAAGATAGGGTTTCCTACCAAAGATGGGCTGCAAGGGATGTAGCAGTGGTTGAAGAGAGGGATCAAGATGGGTACTCTCTTCAGTGCATTTCGAGCGACGCGCATAGCTTTCTCAGGGTCAGATGGCCGTGGACCCCAAGACTTGGGCCAGAGAGCGTTACGTGCAATCTGAAAAGAAATCGCGGCGATTGGAAGGTCAAGGGAGGCGTGGAGACGGAGGCGAGATCCAGAACCGGCACGCCACTCGGGGAATCCGGGGCCAACGGGTAGACCGGTGGAGAGAACGGCACGGAGGTCGGGAGGGAAGACGAAGCCGAACTCTGCCTCGGTTCGGGCGAACTCTGCGTCGGAGAGGCCCGGTTGAACCAGAATGCTGAAGCTGCGAAGGTGGGAGATGACCTTGACGgcaagggaagagaaagaatcGAGACCTGTTCGGACGGgagtggaggtggtggtgttggAGGCAGTGGAAGCAGCAGCAGCACGAGCGGACAGCCGGCGTAGGCCAGCTACGTGGGCCGGGGTCATCCTCCGGTCGACGTCAACCATGGTTGTCGACGAGGTGAGGACCGCAGGGGAAGAAGCAGCGGTGACGTGATCTCGTAGAAAACGACAAACGCTTCTCCAATTCAGAGTGTCCTGTGTCTCTTGACTCTCTTCTGCTTCGGGGGATAGAAAGAGACAGCGGGGAATAGTGGGAGAGTGAGCGAGGGAGATGAGACGAAGCGGAGGGCCTTTATAGCTGTGGAAGGTGGGACCCGCTGGAGATCTCCAATGGAGACCTGTTGGAAGTGGGGCCCAGTCACCGATGTCACCACAGGGCAGATATTATTTACTCATTTACTTCTCAGTTCTTTACGTGATCTTTTGATCAGCTCCTACTGGAGCGTTACGGGAGCATGAGTACTCTGGACTCTTGGAGTCTGAACTAGGAGCGGGAAGAAGTAGAAAATCAAAAGCCAATAatgtgaaaggtgaaaaaaataaaaaaataaattaaaaatattcaaaatgatGTGGATTCGTTgtctttcaaaatttttatttatttaaaatcttATGGCAATGCGAGAGCGCGTATTGACCAACCCAATTGGGGAGTCCGAATTAGATCCTCATATGAGAACCTGAGTTTTGATTCTTGTACAATTAAGAGGTGGACGTGTGTAATCCACTTACTATCTCTCATAAGTTTTTGATCGACAACCTATCTTTTCCTATTCTCTTTTCTCATACTCCTCTGTCTCCACggtttatcaaattttttatttttttatttatgatttaacATTCGTTTATTATTAATCCTACAAAATAACTTTATTTCAATCCTACAAAATAGTCGACTCCtttatctctttccttttttctttttttttttcttaagtttattttctctctctctctctctctctctctctctctctctctctctctctctctctctctttatctcttcctattttctttcctattctcttttcccatactccctctctctctcttcaaggtttatcaattttttttttaattatgatttaacATTCGTTCAAAATAGCtttattttaatcctacaaAAGTGGATACCCttatctttttcctctttttttttttttttttttttaatttcagcagttttttcctttattgttttttttgttttttttaaattgcatgggttgtttNNNNNNNNNNNNNNNNNNNNNNNNNNNNNNNNNNNNNNNNNNNNNNNNNNNNNNNNNNNNNNNNNNNNNNNNNNNNNNNNNNNNNNNNNNNNNNNNNNNNNNNNNNNNNNNNNNNNNNNNNNNNNNNNNNNNNNNNNNNNNNNNNNNNNNNNNNNNNNNNNNNNNNNNNNNNNNNNNNNNNNNNNNNNNNNNNNNNNNNNNNNTTTATTATAAATATTGTTGGaatctattaattaaaataacaaataaaaaattaaataaaaatagaaaataaggaaaataatgtatgacatttaagtggagaagagagataaaaggCATTTAAAtcggaagagagagagtgtgtgatAACAGTATTGTCGGTAACCTCAATACTAAAATTTAGTGGATTACATGTGTCGGAAAAAGGGACATACGAGAATCCAAGACAAGGTTCTCATACGAGGACTTGAATCGGTCTCCTCAATTGGGTGTGTCGAATGAAAGGGAGAATGTGTTCACATCTttttaataacaaaaaatataatagCATGTGTTGTCACACGGTTCCAAACTGTATGAACCTGCACAACACAAATTAGAAGCTGGCCCAGAGGAGGCTCCGGGGCCAGGCTCTGATGCTCAAGTCAGATTCAGGGGAAATCGTTCTACTTCAATCCATTAATCGATTGAGAGACTTACCTCTTGGGACGAATAAGCTTTCTTTATATAGAAGGTTGGGATGTTCCTCCATTGGTCCAACTTCACCTTCCCATGTCCATGTATCCTCTCCTTGTGAACCAAATTAGCCCGGGGTTGCTGACCTGCTGCCATATACTAACGGTTAACTCAACTCAGGTTAACCTTTCTTAATGGCCTACCTGACCACGTTTGGGTCTTCCAACGACCAACTTAACCAGGGGTGCTGGTGGTTAGGTTACTTGGTAATCAAGTAACCCTTACCATGTTATAGTTTGTTGACCTAGGGTTAAGAAACCGTTTGACCCTGGTTAGCCattttgagtggttagtcaagTGAGGAACTCCCTCCAAAGTTGGTCATCGATCCATAAAGTATGAGAGATCGAGGATATAGGAAATGCTCGAGGTGATATGGCCACTTGACCATTGACCAGTCCATAAGAGTGTGGTGTGTCATATGCTCGGCCACACGACCATTGATTGGTCCATGTATTCGGTGCGTCATATGTTTGACCACCCGACCGTTGGCTGATCCATGTGTATATGGAATATCATATGCCCCCACTCCTTGAGCTTCTAGTATAGGAGCTCGAGGAGTAATATCCTTAGTTGGTGCATAATTGTATGAGTCACTATATTTTTGCAAGTTGCTCCTGTTTGTTAGTAGTCCAGCTTATATGGTGGCGAAACGACAGCAGTCACCTTTTGACCATAAATGAAGAAGTTACGCATGCAAGGACATGGCAGGCAGGGACTGGGTTACACTGTTGGGCCACGGATACTAGCAGATGTATTCTTTCTAAGGCGTCGATTATCCTCCATCGAACGGGCAGGGCACGGTTTGACAACATTTGTGCTTTCTCTTGGGTTTTCGAATTGTCAGGCAATTGGGTTGGTTCTGTCATCGAAGCATTAGAGTAGCAAATAAGGAGGTATGTTTGTCAGGTTACTGCCATTTTCTCACCAAGCAGTTGCAAATGTACTTGAACTTGGATCTCTGGTAGTGTTTTGGCCGGAAGCGTTTTGCCTCTCCTCCTCCCAACTCCTACAGTTGAACTTGGTCTGGTAAGTGAATTTTACCTTTTTCTGCTTCAAATAGGTTAGTGTATGGGATCTAGGACATcggagtcttcttcttcttttaagaCGTCATCTGAGTTAGTGGGTGGGATGCCCCATGAAGTTGTTAGGGTTATCAGTGGTGAACGTCACGTTCCAAAGAGGAAGCCTGTGGCCCCGagaatgtaataccccgcttctaaaacccggtctgatttcgcggttgaaccggtttaaccatgcaggaaccgagccagaggaaattagagcgggttccttatgggctatgatggcacgagtgaccttaaacaccggctgacccgacaagtccgagccagtgccagaagagtcgggagtgcccaagccgtgtacatgcacctaccataaggctatgtacggataaaacaggtattatatccgtattttaaggtaaatacgtatgctacattgtatgcctggggtggggtttgcgCCGAGGCCTGAACCCAATctaaatcccaagttttggccctcaggtgggtaggacaggtgggtacacccacccacctgagtgacccatccatgtgcactgttcacttattaggaattatatataaagctttatgattttctcttctttccatttattacccccgtacgttggtgagaagagtaaagaggagagagaaaagaaagggaagaagaaaggaagagaaggaagaggaagaaaagagggattctagcggcgccgaagctcgatcttcccattccgatgccgggagagtgatcttcaactctagatctacagttagaggtaagcaagttgggttttgtgaac
Protein-coding sequences here:
- the LOC122062428 gene encoding uncharacterized protein LOC122062428, with the protein product MVDVDRRMTPAHVAGLRRLSARAAAASTASNTTTSTPVRTGLDSFSSLAVKVISHLRSFSILVQPGLSDAEFARTEAEFGFVFPPDLRAVLSTGLPVGPGFPEWRAGSGSRLRLHASLDLPIAAISFQIARNALWPKSWGPRPSDPEKAMRVARNALKRVPILIPLFNHCYIPCSPSLVGNPIFFVDENRVFCCGSDLSNFFERESLFRCDNDGCVLKKQRSVSEKTAVSSSFSSNYSRRSLDSGSRTPRWIEFWSDAAVDRRRRNSSSSSSSLSPDRYYEIPRPIFRGKLPKWVEGYLERIGTVLSEGGWDETEIAEIVQVSSSGFFERDVILLDNQAVLDTLLLKADRFSDSLRKAGWSSDDITDALGFDFRLEKESKLLKKISPELVKKIGKLAESVSPS